A part of Terriglobus roseus genomic DNA contains:
- a CDS encoding transcriptional regulator: MSDITAQLHRELWTSWASLLRSYSAVHSLGREHHAVVEVSDTTILVRYGLRWMQFTQDEYRTSEGDSKPFKLTENGRAIVGDHEDEMDLFAERLASAIITV; encoded by the coding sequence GTGAGCGACATTACCGCACAACTTCATCGCGAACTCTGGACATCCTGGGCTTCCCTCTTGCGTTCGTACTCTGCCGTTCATTCGTTAGGGCGCGAACATCACGCCGTCGTCGAAGTCTCCGATACGACCATTCTGGTCCGCTATGGATTGCGCTGGATGCAGTTCACGCAAGACGAATACCGCACCAGTGAAGGCGATTCAAAGCCCTTCAAACTCACGGAAAACGGGCGTGCCATCGTTGGTGACCACGAAGATGAGATGGACCTGTTCGCAGAACGTCTTGCATCGGCGATAATTACCGTGTGA
- the nuoF gene encoding NADH-quinone oxidoreductase subunit NuoF, whose amino-acid sequence MPVLVSHPDEVKVLSRRFGAGAADIDKYLELDGYKAVQKAIESGSEWVINEMKASGLRGRGGAGFPTGLKWSFVPKQSDKPKYVLVNGDESEPGTCKDHVIFLHDPHAVIEGTMIAGLAIGAKMGFIYLRGEYRYLLKIVEKAVADAYAKGFLGKNIFGKEGVDFDIVTQSGAGAYEVGEESALMESLEGKRGVPRIKPPFPAVVGLYGGPTVINNAETIASAPHILLMGGEAYAKLGSERNGGTRLFGISGMVERPGVYELPMGYNLKKAIYDVAGGVKGGRKLKAVVPGGSSCPVLLPEEIDVGLDFDQMGKAGTMLGSGGIVVLDETVSIVEFALRTIKFYQHESCGWCIPCREGTDWIKKTMTRFYNGGGNIKDINNIQYLAENMMGRTFCPLGDAAAMPTLGFVKKFRSEFEEYLKGHRTEKAFITTDELIGAAH is encoded by the coding sequence ATGCCCGTTCTCGTCTCACATCCCGATGAAGTCAAAGTCCTCTCCCGCCGTTTCGGCGCAGGCGCGGCAGACATCGACAAGTACCTCGAACTCGATGGCTACAAGGCAGTGCAGAAGGCCATTGAGAGCGGCTCCGAGTGGGTCATCAATGAGATGAAGGCCAGCGGCCTTCGCGGTCGTGGCGGCGCAGGCTTCCCCACCGGCCTCAAGTGGTCCTTCGTTCCCAAGCAGTCTGACAAACCCAAGTACGTTCTCGTCAACGGCGACGAATCCGAACCCGGCACCTGCAAAGATCACGTCATCTTCCTGCACGATCCGCATGCCGTCATTGAAGGCACCATGATCGCGGGCCTCGCCATCGGCGCAAAGATGGGCTTCATCTATCTGCGTGGCGAGTATCGCTACCTGCTCAAGATCGTCGAAAAGGCTGTCGCAGACGCATACGCCAAGGGCTTCCTGGGCAAGAACATCTTCGGCAAGGAAGGCGTGGACTTCGACATCGTCACGCAGTCCGGCGCAGGCGCATACGAAGTCGGTGAAGAGTCGGCGCTGATGGAATCACTGGAAGGCAAGCGTGGCGTTCCCCGCATCAAGCCTCCGTTCCCTGCTGTCGTCGGCCTCTACGGTGGTCCCACCGTCATCAACAACGCAGAGACGATCGCCTCCGCACCGCACATCCTCCTGATGGGTGGCGAGGCATACGCCAAGCTCGGCTCCGAACGTAACGGCGGCACGCGGCTCTTCGGTATCAGCGGCATGGTCGAGCGCCCCGGCGTCTACGAGCTGCCCATGGGCTACAACCTGAAGAAGGCCATCTACGACGTCGCAGGCGGCGTGAAGGGCGGACGCAAGCTCAAGGCTGTCGTCCCCGGCGGATCATCCTGCCCGGTCCTTCTGCCGGAAGAAATTGACGTAGGTCTCGACTTCGACCAGATGGGCAAGGCCGGTACCATGCTCGGCTCCGGCGGCATCGTCGTTCTCGACGAAACCGTCTCCATCGTGGAATTCGCTCTGCGAACCATCAAGTTCTACCAGCATGAATCCTGCGGCTGGTGCATCCCCTGCCGCGAAGGCACGGACTGGATCAAGAAGACCATGACCCGCTTCTACAACGGCGGCGGCAATATCAAGGACATTAACAACATCCAGTACCTCGCCGAAAACATGATGGGCCGCACCTTCTGCCCGCTCGGCGACGCAGCAGCCATGCCCACGCTCGGCTTCGTGAAGAAGTTCCGCAGCGAGTTTGAAGAGTATCTGAAGGGCCATCGCACCGAGAAGGCCTTCATCACCACCGATGAACTCATCGGCGCGGCGCACTAA
- the nuoE gene encoding complex I 24 kDa subunit family protein, which produces MSTVTDSIFSPATAARFDKLVTLYPVKRSALVPMLLYAQDEVGYVSDAVVAEIAQRLDLLELDVRGVLSYYSMLRTKPAGKYNVQVCTNISCMLVGGYDILDHCKAKLGIGHKEVTADGLFSLEEVECIGACCWAPAMQVNYDFHENLTPAKVDVILEDYAAGRGKDVK; this is translated from the coding sequence GTGAGCACCGTAACCGACAGCATCTTTTCGCCGGCCACGGCCGCGCGCTTCGACAAACTTGTCACTTTGTATCCCGTCAAGCGTTCGGCTCTTGTTCCCATGCTGCTTTATGCGCAGGACGAGGTCGGCTATGTCTCCGACGCCGTCGTCGCTGAAATCGCCCAGCGTCTCGACCTTCTCGAGTTGGACGTTCGCGGCGTGCTCTCGTACTACTCCATGCTCCGCACCAAGCCCGCTGGCAAGTACAACGTGCAGGTCTGCACCAACATCTCCTGCATGCTCGTCGGCGGTTACGACATTCTCGATCACTGCAAAGCCAAGCTCGGCATCGGGCACAAGGAAGTCACCGCAGACGGTCTCTTCTCGCTCGAAGAAGTCGAGTGCATCGGCGCCTGCTGCTGGGCTCCTGCCATGCAGGTCAATTACGACTTCCACGAAAACCTAACGCCCGCGAAAGTCGACGTCATCCTCGAAGACTACGCAGCAGGCCGCGGAAAGGACGTGAAGTAA
- the nuoH gene encoding NADH-quinone oxidoreductase subunit NuoH → MHLTDTQIFILLTILKIVVVLVITLTSVAYTVLLERKLIGLIQNRWGPSRVGPFGLFQPLADGIKLFLKEDLMPFAVERPLFVLAPIIALGCALVSIAVVPFGNMFVYHGVDLFQISDINIGLLVVLGITSIGVYGIALSGWSSNNKYSLLGSLRASAQVISYELALGLSLVGVVLRSGSLRLRDIVDTQATHGLLSWNIWPQFLGFFIYLMAAYAETNRAPFDLPEAESELVAGYHTEYSSMKFAMFFMAEYANMITVSCVATLLFFGGASSPLGNLLPETFGGPILMHLFPVLWFVFKVFCFLFLYIWVRSTLPRFRYDQLMSFGWKWLLPLSMLNIVGTALVLAFKG, encoded by the coding sequence ATGCATCTGACAGACACGCAAATCTTCATCCTGCTCACGATCCTCAAGATCGTAGTGGTCCTGGTCATCACGCTCACCTCGGTGGCGTACACGGTTCTGCTCGAACGCAAGCTGATCGGCCTCATCCAGAACCGCTGGGGACCCAGCCGCGTCGGCCCCTTCGGCCTCTTCCAGCCGCTGGCTGACGGCATCAAGCTCTTCCTCAAGGAAGACCTCATGCCCTTCGCGGTAGAGCGCCCGCTCTTCGTGCTCGCGCCCATCATCGCGCTCGGCTGCGCTCTTGTTTCCATCGCCGTCGTTCCCTTCGGCAACATGTTCGTGTACCACGGCGTTGACCTCTTCCAGATCTCCGACATCAACATCGGCCTTCTGGTCGTTCTCGGCATCACCTCCATCGGTGTCTACGGCATCGCGCTCTCCGGCTGGTCCTCGAACAACAAGTACTCGCTGCTCGGCTCTCTGCGCGCTTCCGCCCAGGTCATCAGCTACGAACTCGCACTCGGCCTCTCGCTCGTCGGTGTAGTTCTGCGCTCCGGTTCGCTCCGCCTGCGTGACATCGTTGACACCCAGGCCACGCACGGTCTACTGAGCTGGAACATCTGGCCTCAGTTCCTCGGCTTCTTCATCTACCTGATGGCGGCCTACGCGGAAACCAACCGCGCCCCGTTCGATCTTCCCGAAGCCGAATCGGAACTCGTTGCCGGATACCACACCGAGTACTCATCCATGAAGTTCGCCATGTTCTTCATGGCGGAATACGCGAACATGATCACGGTCTCCTGCGTGGCTACGCTGCTCTTCTTCGGCGGCGCGTCCTCCCCGCTCGGCAACCTGCTGCCGGAAACCTTCGGTGGCCCGATCCTGATGCACCTCTTCCCCGTGCTCTGGTTCGTCTTCAAGGTCTTCTGCTTCCTGTTCCTCTACATCTGGGTGCGCTCCACACTGCCGCGCTTCCGTTACGACCAGCTCATGAGCTTCGGCTGGAAGTGGCTGCTGCCACTCTCCATGCTCAACATCGTAGGTACAGCGTTGGTGCTGGCCTTCAAGGGGTAA
- a CDS encoding NADH-quinone oxidoreductase subunit J, protein MQLALFIIFAVLCVAGALNFLFQRHPINSALSLIVVMMSLAVIYWTLGAEFLAAAQVIVYSGAIMVLFTFVIMLLNAGEEDRTRGSKAAYFAGIPGAIGVVALLGYTFFHEKDTLGSVNLGGHLNSGVNNMVEISKTLFTDLLLPFEVTSILILVAILGAVVLARKEH, encoded by the coding sequence ATGCAACTCGCGCTTTTCATCATCTTTGCGGTGCTCTGTGTGGCCGGTGCGCTGAACTTTTTGTTTCAGCGTCACCCCATCAACTCCGCACTCTCGCTCATCGTCGTCATGATGTCGCTCGCCGTCATCTATTGGACGCTGGGAGCGGAGTTCCTTGCGGCCGCCCAGGTCATCGTCTATTCCGGCGCCATCATGGTGCTGTTCACCTTCGTCATCATGCTGCTCAACGCAGGTGAAGAAGACCGAACCCGTGGCTCAAAGGCCGCTTACTTCGCGGGTATCCCGGGAGCCATCGGCGTTGTCGCTCTCCTCGGCTATACGTTCTTCCATGAGAAGGACACCCTGGGTTCCGTCAATCTCGGTGGCCATCTGAACAGCGGCGTCAACAACATGGTTGAGATCAGCAAGACGCTGTTCACTGACCTGCTGCTGCCCTTCGAAGTCACATCGATCCTTATCCTCGTCGCCATCCTTGGCGCTGTGGTTCTCGCACGGAAGGAGCACTAA
- a CDS encoding VOC family protein has protein sequence MAKNQFSYLELPATDVASLKSFYGNVFGWTHQDWGPDYATAHGSGLETGYNGSDEGRSKAPLAMVETDEIEAAAEQVKAAGGKITQPIFQYPGGRRFHFTDPAGNELAVMQPDKPHS, from the coding sequence ATGGCTAAGAATCAGTTTTCGTACCTTGAATTGCCCGCGACGGATGTGGCGTCGTTGAAGTCGTTTTATGGAAACGTCTTTGGATGGACGCATCAGGACTGGGGCCCGGACTATGCCACGGCGCATGGATCGGGGCTGGAAACGGGCTACAACGGCAGCGACGAGGGCCGGTCAAAGGCTCCGCTGGCGATGGTGGAGACGGACGAGATTGAAGCTGCCGCAGAACAGGTGAAGGCTGCTGGCGGCAAAATTACGCAGCCCATATTTCAGTATCCCGGCGGACGCCGGTTTCACTTCACCGATCCTGCAGGAAACGAACTGGCTGTGATGCAGCCGGATAAACCACACTCTTAA
- the nuoK gene encoding NADH-quinone oxidoreductase subunit NuoK, protein MVPIYAYLVLAAVLFTIGIASFLIKRNIITVFMSIELMLNAVNLTFVAFSHVHHAVHGQIFVFFVMVVAAAEAAVGLAIIIAIFRTRQTLDVDRINLLKN, encoded by the coding sequence ATGGTGCCCATCTACGCCTATCTGGTTCTTGCCGCGGTGCTCTTCACCATCGGCATTGCTTCGTTCCTCATCAAGCGCAACATCATCACCGTCTTCATGTCGATTGAGCTCATGCTCAACGCCGTGAACCTGACGTTCGTTGCGTTCTCGCACGTGCATCACGCCGTGCACGGTCAGATCTTCGTCTTCTTCGTCATGGTGGTTGCCGCCGCCGAAGCCGCCGTCGGTCTCGCCATCATCATCGCTATCTTCCGTACGCGCCAGACGCTGGACGTGGACCGCATCAACCTGCTCAAGAACTAA
- a CDS encoding molybdopterin-dependent oxidoreductase gives MPDVTFTVDGQQLTAPAGTLLIDACKAAGIQIPAFCYYPGLSLQAACRMCVVRIEKMPKLQTACTTPVAEGMIVQTETPEIAQARKATLQLLLGNHPLDCPVCDAGGQCELQDMTFKYGAAESFYTEPKNHREEQKWSPTVYFDRPRCILCYRCVRMCGEGMDVYALGIQNRGSSAVIAPNIPSSQTEDGLAKLDCEECGMCIDVCPVGALTSDTYRYKTRPWEMNHVATICTHCGDGCKTTLGVRSTTDGSEIMRGDNRDKSGLNGDFLCNKGRYGFDFANSPQRITEPMLRQANGEFKTVTWDEALAFTGKKLAEIRDSGKQTAVIGGNRLTNEEAYLLQKFARTVLGTNNIDHHRTADYVTLAAALAGHRDRFASQHDNENAPAILLVGGDPTNEAPLTAWNLRTNVRLNRAKLFIVNHRAIKLRRQAKNFAQIDELGYGAAVEALANGTSDAALNTLRDAVKAEQSLVILIGDELRGEALKRLIDFGLSLPNTKFALLGDYVNAHGAADMGLLPDMLPGYQPLNGQHNFAAEYGERFNATPGLDLVGIFDAANAGNLGALYIVNANPVGRYSIEPEYLKNTFVVTHEMFLTETAKLADVILPCANLYEKSGSVTNSYGDLQLVQKASDRAGVRTDLELIVRVADAMGANIRELVPFGKKSTGLRADLGQTRGAQAGEADRHAVWLTSNNLEPKLSPFDPFAVLDEIQRLVPGYDLLRLQLLSGNDQHLSPAAPADLIQIAPARRDLILPADDTLFTSGTLGRYSPKLTELADKYAVEPAGIPAD, from the coding sequence ATGCCAGACGTAACCTTTACCGTAGACGGCCAGCAGCTCACCGCACCCGCGGGCACGCTGCTCATCGACGCCTGCAAGGCCGCGGGCATCCAGATCCCGGCCTTCTGCTACTACCCAGGCCTGTCGCTCCAGGCGGCCTGCCGCATGTGCGTCGTCCGCATTGAGAAGATGCCCAAGCTGCAGACGGCCTGCACCACTCCCGTCGCGGAAGGCATGATCGTGCAGACCGAGACGCCGGAGATCGCGCAGGCTCGCAAGGCCACGCTGCAGCTCCTGCTGGGCAACCATCCGCTCGACTGCCCCGTCTGCGACGCAGGTGGCCAGTGCGAACTGCAGGACATGACCTTCAAGTACGGCGCGGCTGAATCGTTCTATACCGAGCCGAAGAACCACCGCGAAGAGCAGAAGTGGTCGCCCACGGTTTACTTTGATCGTCCGCGTTGCATCCTCTGCTACCGCTGCGTCCGTATGTGCGGCGAAGGCATGGACGTCTACGCTCTCGGCATCCAGAACCGCGGCTCCTCCGCCGTCATCGCACCGAACATCCCCTCATCGCAGACTGAAGACGGCCTCGCCAAGCTCGACTGCGAAGAGTGCGGCATGTGCATTGACGTCTGCCCCGTAGGCGCGCTCACCTCAGACACCTATCGCTACAAGACGCGCCCGTGGGAGATGAACCACGTCGCCACCATCTGCACGCACTGCGGCGATGGTTGCAAGACCACCCTCGGCGTGCGCTCCACCACTGACGGCAGCGAAATCATGCGCGGCGACAACCGCGATAAGTCCGGCCTCAACGGCGACTTCCTCTGCAACAAGGGTCGTTACGGCTTCGACTTCGCCAACTCGCCCCAGCGCATCACGGAGCCCATGCTCCGCCAGGCCAACGGCGAATTCAAGACCGTCACCTGGGACGAGGCTCTCGCCTTCACCGGCAAGAAGCTCGCTGAAATCCGCGACTCGGGCAAGCAGACCGCCGTCATCGGCGGCAACCGCCTCACCAATGAAGAGGCGTACCTGCTGCAGAAGTTCGCACGCACGGTCCTCGGCACCAACAACATTGATCATCACCGCACCGCCGACTACGTCACGCTCGCCGCAGCACTCGCAGGCCACCGCGACCGCTTCGCCTCGCAGCATGACAACGAGAACGCTCCTGCAATCCTCCTCGTCGGTGGCGACCCCACCAACGAAGCTCCTCTGACCGCATGGAACCTGCGCACCAACGTTCGCCTGAACCGCGCCAAGCTGTTTATCGTGAACCACCGCGCCATCAAGCTCCGTCGTCAGGCAAAGAACTTCGCGCAGATCGACGAACTCGGTTACGGCGCAGCCGTTGAAGCTCTCGCCAACGGCACCAGCGACGCGGCCCTCAACACCTTGCGCGACGCCGTCAAGGCAGAGCAGTCGCTCGTCATCCTCATCGGTGACGAACTGCGTGGCGAAGCCCTCAAGCGCCTCATCGACTTCGGCCTCTCGCTGCCCAACACCAAGTTCGCACTGCTCGGCGACTACGTGAACGCGCACGGCGCAGCCGATATGGGCCTGCTGCCCGACATGTTGCCCGGTTACCAGCCGCTCAACGGCCAGCACAACTTCGCAGCCGAGTACGGCGAACGCTTCAACGCAACGCCGGGCCTCGACCTCGTCGGCATCTTCGACGCAGCTAATGCTGGCAATCTCGGCGCGCTCTACATCGTCAACGCGAACCCCGTAGGCCGCTACTCCATCGAACCCGAGTATCTGAAGAACACCTTCGTCGTCACGCACGAGATGTTCCTCACCGAAACCGCGAAGCTCGCAGACGTCATCCTGCCCTGCGCCAACCTCTACGAGAAGTCCGGCTCCGTCACCAACAGCTACGGCGACCTACAACTCGTACAGAAGGCCAGCGATCGCGCCGGTGTCCGCACCGACCTGGAACTGATCGTCCGCGTGGCCGACGCCATGGGCGCAAACATCCGCGAACTCGTTCCCTTCGGCAAAAAGTCCACCGGACTCCGCGCCGACCTGGGTCAGACCCGCGGCGCACAGGCTGGCGAAGCTGATCGTCACGCGGTATGGCTCACCAGCAACAACCTTGAGCCCAAGCTCTCGCCCTTCGATCCGTTTGCGGTTCTCGACGAGATCCAGCGCCTAGTTCCAGGCTACGACCTGCTCCGTCTGCAGCTTCTCAGCGGCAACGACCAGCACCTGTCGCCCGCAGCTCCGGCAGATCTCATTCAGATCGCACCAGCACGCCGCGACCTGATCCTGCCCGCTGACGACACCCTCTTCACCTCCGGCACCCTGGGTCGTTACTCGCCCAAGCTGACCGAACTGGCTGACAAGTACGCTGTAGAACCCGCCGGCATCCCGGCTGACTGA